The Immundisolibacter cernigliae genome has a window encoding:
- a CDS encoding MBL fold metallo-hydrolase RNA specificity domain-containing protein has translation MNLTFLGAAGTVTGSKYLLEVAGRRLLIDCGLFQGYKQLRLQNWAPLPFEPGTLDAVLLSHAHIDHSGYLPLLVKNGYGGRVWCTPGTAALCHLLLPDSGHLQEQDAEYANRKGFSKHHPALPLYDKQDAIDALPALEGVAFGEWFEPCAGVRVRFRPAGHILGAASVEIETEGQRLLFSGDLGRSGDPVMCDPQPAPPVDYLVVESTYGDRLHPDTDPAQALAHVINRTAARGGMVLIPAFAVGRTQELLFYIHQLKQQQAIADLPVFLDSPMAIDASELLQRFASEHRLSASQARAVCATATYVREREESMALNSRTHPMIIISASGMATGGRVLHHLKARAGNPRNTILFAGYQAGGTRGAALLGGAREIKIHGRYVPVAAEVASIQNLSAHADWQGILAWLGQIPAPQRVFVTHGEPAAADALRLRLHERLGWQAEVPTQGERVRLW, from the coding sequence TTGAATCTGACCTTTCTTGGCGCTGCCGGCACCGTCACCGGCTCGAAATACCTGCTGGAAGTCGCCGGCCGGCGGCTGCTGATCGACTGCGGCCTGTTCCAGGGCTACAAGCAGCTGCGCCTGCAGAACTGGGCGCCGCTGCCGTTCGAGCCGGGCACGCTGGACGCGGTGCTGCTCAGCCACGCCCACATCGACCACAGCGGCTACCTGCCGCTGCTGGTCAAGAACGGCTACGGCGGGCGCGTCTGGTGCACGCCGGGCACGGCGGCGCTGTGCCACCTGCTGCTGCCCGACAGCGGCCACCTGCAGGAACAGGACGCCGAATACGCCAACCGCAAGGGCTTCTCCAAGCACCACCCGGCGCTGCCGCTGTACGACAAGCAGGACGCCATCGATGCCCTGCCGGCGCTGGAAGGCGTGGCCTTTGGCGAGTGGTTCGAGCCGTGCGCGGGCGTGCGAGTGCGGTTTCGGCCGGCCGGGCACATCCTGGGCGCCGCCAGTGTGGAAATCGAAACCGAGGGCCAGCGGCTGCTGTTCAGTGGCGACCTGGGGCGCAGCGGCGATCCGGTCATGTGCGATCCGCAGCCTGCGCCGCCGGTGGATTACCTGGTGGTCGAATCCACTTACGGCGATCGCCTGCACCCGGACACCGACCCGGCGCAGGCGCTGGCCCATGTCATCAATCGCACCGCTGCGCGCGGCGGAATGGTGCTGATTCCGGCCTTTGCCGTCGGCCGCACGCAGGAGTTGCTGTTCTACATCCATCAACTGAAACAGCAGCAGGCGATTGCCGACCTGCCGGTGTTCCTGGACAGTCCGATGGCCATCGACGCCAGCGAGCTGCTGCAGCGCTTCGCCAGCGAACATCGGCTGAGCGCCAGTCAGGCCCGCGCGGTGTGCGCGACGGCGACCTACGTGCGCGAGCGCGAGGAATCGATGGCGCTGAACAGCCGCACGCACCCGATGATCATCATCTCCGCCAGCGGCATGGCCACCGGCGGGCGGGTGTTGCATCACCTGAAGGCCCGCGCCGGCAATCCGCGCAACACGATCCTGTTCGCCGGCTACCAGGCCGGCGGTACGCGCGGCGCGGCGCTGCTGGGCGGCGCGCGTGAAATCAAGATCCACGGCCGCTATGTGCCGGTGGCGGCCGAGGTGGCGAGCATCCAGAACCTGTCCGCCCATGCCGACTGGCAGGGCATTCTCGCCTGGCTGGGTCAGATACCGGCGCCGCAGCGGGTATTCGTCACCCACGGCGAGCCGGCGGCGGCCGATGCGCTGCGCCTGCGCCTGCACGAGCGCCTGGGTTGGCAGGCCGAGGTGCCGACCCAGGGCGAGCGGGTGCGTTTGTGGTGA
- a CDS encoding DUF2946 family protein, with protein MNEPAWSPGQPLAGWLRLTGRGAWLIRDAAVEHPALRAHLNRHYRRDARGRYFVQNGAQVVFVGLDYAPYVLHVTADGMLVAHTGEPAGAVLAACLDETGVLTLRTALGAGRVDEASLEYFADRVCQADGRAADETALADLMAGGLTAPALFLDLPEGRLPLEHCPSAALPERFDFVRDPGQQYGQTDSP; from the coding sequence GTGAATGAACCGGCCTGGTCGCCGGGCCAGCCCCTGGCCGGCTGGTTGCGCCTGACCGGGCGCGGCGCGTGGCTGATCCGCGACGCGGCGGTGGAACACCCGGCGCTGCGCGCGCACCTGAACCGTCATTACCGGCGCGACGCGAGGGGCCGCTACTTCGTGCAAAACGGCGCCCAGGTTGTGTTCGTGGGCCTCGACTACGCGCCCTACGTCCTGCATGTCACGGCAGACGGGATGCTGGTCGCCCATACCGGCGAGCCGGCCGGCGCGGTGCTGGCAGCCTGTCTGGACGAAACCGGCGTGCTCACGCTGCGGACTGCACTGGGCGCCGGCCGGGTCGACGAGGCGAGCCTGGAATACTTCGCCGACCGGGTGTGTCAGGCCGACGGGCGCGCCGCCGACGAGACGGCGCTGGCCGATCTGATGGCCGGCGGCTTGACTGCGCCGGCGCTGTTTCTGGACCTGCCCGAAGGCCGGCTGCCGCTGGAGCACTGTCCGAGTGCGGCCTTGCCGGAACGCTTCGATTTCGTGCGCGACCCCGGTCAGCAATACGGCCAGACCGACTCCCCCTGA
- a CDS encoding lipoprotein-releasing ABC transporter permease subunit: protein MFKPYEVFIGLRYTRAKRRNHFISFISLVSMAGIGLGVMALITVISVMNGFEEELRSRILGMVAHVTVSGDRGALRDWPQVQRLVAAEPGVLASAPYVETEAMISFAGNANGVLLRGIDPAQEPTVAELTLNTTGTTLSALAPGEFGIILGRDLGLALGAKAGDKVTVLIPEASATPAGVLPRMKRFTVLGTFSAGMYEYDSALALVAMPDAQRLVRLGDAVSGVRLRLADLMQAPTVAQRLGQRLPYLAVGDWTRQHVNFFRAVRTEKTVMFIILSLIVGVAAFNIISTLVMMVADKRADIAILRTMGATPGSVMGVFIVQGAVIGVVGTLLGLLGGVALALNIETLVPWLERALHVSLWPTDVYYISSLPSRLQVGDVTRITGLALVLSLLATLYPAWRASRTDPAEALRYE, encoded by the coding sequence ATGTTCAAACCCTACGAAGTCTTCATCGGCCTGCGCTACACGCGCGCCAAGCGGCGCAATCACTTCATTTCGTTCATCAGCCTGGTGTCGATGGCCGGCATCGGCCTGGGCGTGATGGCGCTGATCACCGTCATCTCGGTCATGAACGGCTTCGAGGAGGAGCTGCGCTCGCGCATCCTGGGCATGGTGGCGCATGTCACGGTCAGCGGCGACCGTGGCGCGCTGCGCGACTGGCCGCAGGTGCAGCGGCTGGTGGCGGCCGAGCCCGGGGTGCTGGCCAGCGCGCCCTACGTCGAAACCGAGGCCATGATCTCGTTCGCCGGCAACGCCAACGGCGTGCTGCTGCGCGGCATCGACCCGGCGCAGGAGCCCACGGTCGCGGAACTGACGCTGAACACCACCGGCACCACCCTGTCCGCCCTGGCGCCGGGCGAGTTCGGCATCATCCTGGGGCGCGATCTGGGTCTCGCGCTGGGTGCCAAAGCGGGCGACAAGGTGACGGTGCTGATCCCGGAGGCCAGCGCCACGCCGGCCGGCGTGCTGCCGCGCATGAAGCGCTTCACCGTGCTCGGCACCTTCTCGGCCGGCATGTACGAGTACGACAGCGCGCTGGCGCTGGTGGCCATGCCGGATGCCCAGCGCCTGGTGCGCCTGGGCGATGCCGTCAGCGGCGTGCGCCTGCGCCTGGCGGACCTGATGCAGGCGCCGACCGTGGCGCAGCGGCTGGGGCAGCGTCTGCCGTACCTGGCGGTCGGCGACTGGACGCGCCAGCACGTCAATTTCTTTCGCGCCGTGCGCACCGAAAAGACCGTGATGTTCATCATCCTGTCGCTGATCGTGGGCGTGGCGGCCTTCAACATCATCTCCACCCTGGTCATGATGGTGGCCGACAAGCGCGCCGACATCGCCATCCTGCGCACCATGGGCGCCACGCCGGGCAGCGTGATGGGCGTGTTCATCGTGCAGGGCGCGGTCATCGGCGTGGTCGGCACGCTGCTCGGCCTGCTCGGCGGGGTAGCGCTGGCGCTGAACATCGAAACCCTGGTGCCGTGGCTGGAGCGGGCGCTGCACGTCAGCCTGTGGCCGACCGATGTGTATTACATCTCCAGCCTGCCCTCGCGCCTGCAAGTAGGCGACGTGACGCGCATCACCGGCCTGGCGCTGGTGTTGTCGCTGCTGGCCACGCTGTATCCAGCCTGGCGGGCCTCCCGTACCGACCCGGCCGAGGCGCTGCGCTATGAGTGA
- a CDS encoding ABC transporter ATP-binding protein — MSDPTPVLEARGLGKTYVDAGGALTVLHNVDITVKAGESVAVMGASGAGKSTLLHLLGGLDAASHGEVWVDGRSLTGLGERERSRMRNQSLGFIYQFHHLLDEFTARENIAMPLLIGGLAPASAGEAADAMLDRLGLAARGHHKPGQLSGGERQRVAIGRALVTRPRCILADEPTGNLDPHTAEQVFQQLVEVCSERGGGLVVVTHNPQLARLLDRRLTLADGRLADSD; from the coding sequence ATGAGTGATCCGACGCCGGTGCTCGAAGCCCGGGGCCTGGGCAAGACTTACGTCGATGCCGGTGGCGCACTGACCGTGCTGCACAACGTGGATATCACCGTCAAAGCCGGCGAGAGTGTGGCCGTCATGGGCGCCTCCGGCGCCGGCAAGAGCACGCTGCTGCACCTGTTGGGCGGCCTGGACGCCGCCAGTCACGGGGAAGTGTGGGTGGACGGGCGCAGCCTGACCGGCCTGGGTGAGCGCGAACGTTCCCGCATGCGCAACCAGTCGCTGGGCTTCATCTACCAGTTCCACCACCTGCTGGACGAGTTCACTGCGCGCGAGAACATCGCCATGCCGCTGCTGATCGGTGGCTTAGCACCCGCCAGCGCAGGCGAGGCAGCCGACGCCATGCTGGACCGGCTGGGTCTTGCCGCGCGCGGCCACCACAAGCCGGGGCAACTGTCCGGCGGCGAGCGCCAGCGGGTCGCCATCGGCCGCGCGCTGGTGACCAGGCCGCGCTGCATCCTGGCCGACGAGCCGACCGGCAACCTGGACCCGCATACCGCCGAGCAGGTGTTCCAGCAGCTGGTCGAGGTGTGCAGCGAACGCGGCGGCGGCCTGGTGGTGGTTACCCACAATCCGCAACTGGCGCGGCTGCTGGACCGGCGGTTGACGTTGGCGGATGGGCGGCTGGCGGACAGCGATTGA
- a CDS encoding aromatic ring-hydroxylating oxygenase subunit alpha gives MNAPQSPVRFPFSPRHAMKFGTPVPDMGSGPIPAESVTSPAYFEREREQIFKQAWLQVGRVEEIPNPGDYFTRELHVFKSNIVVVRGKDGAVRAFHNMCTHRGMALATESCGNTRGFTCEFHGWGFGLDGSLQAVPAIESFPDFDKSKLGLKALACDTWNGFIFVHWNPQPAQTLAEFMGQLAKDMDGFPFDKCQHIAHYTARVKANWKLCIDAFQEAYHATYLHRHAIPGAGDLELALPTSVRFYGPHRSVSCWLKTDIQPTPAEAIAYKHGHFGFVKADEGDSRGLNPSGDESWWFDINVFFPNFFCDLGRGWYFTYNFWPVSENDTIWNMNIYQVQADTAGDRLAQEFTRIVLRDTVYEDMSTMEYSQKAFDSGVITEQTIGDTEIAMRHQYWVADEWVNGRRP, from the coding sequence ATGAACGCCCCGCAGTCGCCGGTCCGTTTTCCGTTCAGCCCGCGTCACGCCATGAAGTTCGGCACGCCGGTGCCGGACATGGGCAGCGGGCCGATCCCGGCCGAGTCGGTCACCTCGCCCGCGTATTTCGAGCGCGAGCGCGAGCAGATATTCAAGCAGGCCTGGCTGCAGGTCGGCCGGGTGGAGGAAATTCCCAATCCGGGCGACTACTTCACGCGCGAACTGCACGTGTTCAAGAGCAACATCGTGGTGGTGCGCGGCAAGGACGGCGCGGTGCGCGCCTTTCACAACATGTGCACGCACCGCGGCATGGCGCTGGCGACCGAGTCGTGCGGCAACACGCGCGGCTTCACCTGCGAGTTCCACGGCTGGGGCTTTGGTCTGGACGGCAGCCTGCAGGCGGTGCCGGCGATCGAGTCCTTCCCCGATTTTGACAAGTCCAAGCTCGGTCTGAAGGCGCTGGCCTGCGACACTTGGAACGGCTTCATCTTCGTGCACTGGAACCCACAGCCGGCGCAGACGCTGGCCGAGTTCATGGGGCAACTGGCCAAGGACATGGACGGTTTTCCGTTCGACAAGTGCCAGCACATTGCCCACTACACGGCGCGCGTGAAGGCCAACTGGAAGCTGTGCATCGACGCCTTCCAGGAGGCCTACCACGCCACCTACCTGCACCGGCACGCCATTCCCGGCGCCGGTGATCTTGAGCTGGCGCTGCCGACCTCGGTGCGCTTCTACGGGCCGCACCGCTCGGTGTCCTGCTGGCTCAAGACCGACATCCAGCCCACGCCGGCCGAGGCGATCGCCTACAAGCACGGCCACTTCGGCTTCGTCAAGGCGGACGAAGGGGACTCGCGCGGCCTGAACCCGTCGGGCGACGAGTCGTGGTGGTTCGACATCAACGTGTTCTTCCCGAACTTCTTCTGCGATCTGGGCCGCGGCTGGTACTTCACCTACAACTTCTGGCCGGTGTCCGAGAACGACACCATCTGGAACATGAACATCTACCAGGTGCAGGCCGATACCGCCGGCGACCGGCTGGCGCAGGAGTTCACGCGCATCGTGCTGCGCGACACGGTGTACGAGGACATGAGCACCATGGAGTACTCGCAAAAGGCCTTCGATTCGGGCGTGATCACCGAGCAGACCATCGGCGACACCGAGATCGCCATGCGCCACCAGTACTGGGTGGCCGATGAGTGGGTCAACGGCCGCCGGCCCTGA
- the mnmA gene encoding tRNA 2-thiouridine(34) synthase MnmA yields MDAPFGLPLPPPARVVVGLSGGVDSAVTALLLKRAGYEVLGLFMKNWEDDDRFGDCPAEADIADVQAIGHTLDIPVQVVNFAAEYREQVFAHFLAEYRRGRTPNPDILCNRQIKFGVFQQHALALGAQAIATGHYAALRRDGKQVHLLCPADRDKDQTYFLHSLTQAQLAPAGFPLAGFTKREVRALAAEAGLPVAGKKDSTGICFIGERPFREFLSRYLVAEPGDMLDPDDHIVGRHIGLPHYTLGQRQGLGIGGGHGAGNAPWYVAGKDAARNTLLVVQGHDHPLLQSDGLLSEAATWIAGSPPASRFSCTAKTRYRQTAEACEVEVLDDGRCEVRFARPQRAVTPGQSVVFYLGNECLGGAVIDTTAPVIGRSSPQPMLT; encoded by the coding sequence ATGGACGCCCCCTTCGGCCTGCCGCTGCCACCACCGGCGCGGGTGGTGGTCGGTCTGTCCGGAGGCGTGGATTCGGCCGTCACGGCGCTGCTGCTCAAGCGCGCCGGGTACGAGGTGCTGGGCCTGTTCATGAAGAACTGGGAAGACGACGACCGCTTCGGCGACTGCCCGGCCGAGGCCGACATCGCCGACGTGCAGGCCATCGGCCACACACTCGACATCCCGGTGCAGGTGGTGAACTTCGCTGCCGAATACCGCGAGCAGGTGTTCGCGCATTTCCTGGCCGAGTACCGGCGCGGGCGCACGCCGAATCCGGACATCCTGTGCAACCGCCAGATCAAGTTCGGCGTGTTCCAGCAGCATGCGCTGGCGCTGGGCGCGCAGGCCATCGCCACCGGCCATTACGCCGCGCTCCGCCGCGATGGAAAGCAGGTACATCTGCTGTGCCCGGCCGACCGCGACAAGGATCAGACCTATTTCCTGCACAGCCTGACGCAGGCGCAGCTGGCGCCGGCCGGCTTTCCGCTGGCCGGGTTCACCAAGCGCGAGGTGCGCGCGCTGGCCGCCGAGGCCGGCCTGCCCGTCGCAGGCAAGAAAGACTCGACCGGCATCTGCTTCATCGGCGAGCGGCCGTTCCGCGAGTTCCTGAGCCGCTATCTGGTGGCCGAGCCGGGCGACATGCTGGACCCGGACGACCACATCGTCGGCCGGCACATCGGGCTGCCCCACTACACGCTCGGCCAGCGGCAGGGTCTTGGCATCGGCGGCGGGCACGGCGCGGGCAATGCGCCCTGGTACGTGGCCGGCAAGGACGCGGCGCGCAACACGCTGCTGGTCGTGCAGGGACACGATCATCCGCTGCTGCAGAGCGACGGCCTGCTGTCCGAAGCGGCCACCTGGATCGCCGGCAGCCCGCCGGCCAGTCGCTTTTCCTGCACCGCCAAGACGCGCTACCGGCAAACGGCCGAGGCCTGCGAAGTGGAGGTTCTGGACGACGGCCGTTGCGAGGTGCGCTTCGCCCGCCCACAGCGGGCGGTGACGCCCGGCCAGTCGGTGGTGTTTTATCTGGGCAACGAATGTCTGGGCGGGGCGGTGATCGACACCACCGCGCCGGTGATCGGCCGTTCATCGCCGCAGCCAATGCTGACCTGA
- a CDS encoding NUDIX hydrolase, translated as MIWTPRVTVAAIVENDGRFLLVEELAEGRLVLNQPAGHLEHGESLIDACRRETLEETGWQVEPESVVGLYRRIEPTSDITTLRVCFSARPVEHYPDLLLDTGIERAVWLSRQELADSAQRHRTELVMRCLDDYLAGARHPLSLLAHA; from the coding sequence ATGATCTGGACACCCCGCGTCACCGTCGCCGCCATCGTCGAGAACGACGGCCGCTTCCTGCTGGTCGAGGAACTGGCCGAGGGCCGGCTGGTGCTGAATCAACCGGCCGGCCACCTCGAACACGGCGAGAGCCTGATCGATGCCTGCCGGCGCGAGACGCTGGAGGAAACCGGCTGGCAGGTCGAGCCCGAATCGGTGGTCGGCCTGTACCGGCGCATCGAACCGACCAGCGATATCACGACGCTGCGCGTCTGTTTCAGCGCCCGGCCCGTGGAGCACTACCCGGACCTGCTGCTCGACACCGGCATCGAACGCGCCGTGTGGCTGAGCCGCCAGGAACTGGCCGACAGCGCCCAGCGTCACCGCACCGAGCTGGTCATGCGCTGCCTGGACGACTACCTGGCCGGCGCCCGCCACCCGCTGTCGCTGCTCGCGCACGCCTGA
- a CDS encoding uroporphyrinogen-III synthase — protein sequence MADTHRPGVLVTRPAGQAQALGDALRAAGFTPLYLPTLAIEAADPAAAVAALRAALPCELAIFISANAVQHALPVIAAAGGLPSGCPVAAVGPASARALAAAGFADALTPDARFDSEGLLALPELNQAAGRRVVIFRGQGGRTLLADTLAARGADVRSVVCYRRVAAGDPAQLKAWLETHAIAALTATSRASLDGLLTLAGPAAAQLKSLPLAVLSAALADHARQAGFNGPLLSAREASDAGLVTVVRALLGSPTHPR from the coding sequence ATGGCTGACACGCATCGGCCGGGCGTGCTGGTCACGCGGCCAGCCGGCCAGGCCCAAGCGCTCGGCGACGCGCTACGCGCCGCAGGCTTCACGCCGCTTTACTTGCCGACGCTGGCGATCGAGGCTGCCGATCCCGCCGCTGCCGTCGCGGCGCTGCGCGCCGCCCTGCCCTGCGAGCTGGCCATCTTCATCAGCGCCAACGCCGTGCAGCACGCGCTGCCGGTCATCGCCGCCGCCGGCGGCCTGCCGTCCGGGTGCCCGGTGGCGGCGGTCGGGCCGGCCAGCGCGCGGGCACTCGCAGCCGCCGGCTTTGCCGATGCACTGACACCCGACGCACGCTTCGACAGCGAGGGCCTGCTGGCGCTGCCAGAGTTGAATCAGGCGGCCGGCCGGCGGGTGGTGATCTTTCGCGGCCAGGGCGGGCGCACGTTGCTGGCGGACACGCTCGCCGCGCGCGGCGCCGACGTGCGGTCGGTGGTCTGCTACCGACGCGTCGCGGCAGGTGATCCGGCGCAGCTCAAGGCCTGGCTGGAAACACACGCCATCGCCGCGCTGACCGCCACCAGTCGCGCCAGCCTCGACGGCCTGCTGACGCTGGCCGGACCGGCGGCGGCGCAGCTCAAGAGCCTGCCGCTGGCCGTGCTCAGCGCCGCCCTGGCCGATCACGCCAGGCAAGCCGGCTTCAACGGACCGCTCCTGTCGGCCCGCGAGGCCAGCGACGCCGGTCTGGTGACGGTCGTGCGCGCCCTGCTCGGCTCGCCCACACACCCCCGGTAA
- the hemC gene encoding hydroxymethylbilane synthase, with the protein MTALRIATRKSPLALWQAHHVADLLMRQHPGLRVELVEMLTEGDRILDRALSAEGGKGLFIKELEQGLIEGRADLAVHSMKDVPAELPPGFALPVFCAAADPRDALVAPQAGSLDALPLGARVGTASLRRGCQLLARRPDLVLVLTRGNVQTRLAKLDRGDCDALLLAAAGLDRLGLTDRITARLDTGVMLPAVTQGVLGLECRAGDAATLALIAPLHEPATALRVQAERAFAGRLGGGCHTPLAAHAVLDGDRLHLSGLVGTPDGRRILRESLSGPADQPQALGLALAQVLLERGAGEILAGHG; encoded by the coding sequence ATGACCGCCCTGCGCATCGCCACCCGCAAGAGCCCGCTCGCCCTGTGGCAGGCCCACCACGTCGCCGACCTGCTCATGCGGCAGCATCCGGGCCTGCGCGTGGAGCTGGTCGAGATGCTCACCGAGGGCGACCGCATCCTGGACCGCGCGCTCAGCGCCGAAGGCGGCAAGGGGCTGTTCATCAAGGAACTGGAACAGGGCCTGATCGAAGGCCGAGCGGACCTGGCGGTGCATTCAATGAAGGACGTGCCGGCCGAGCTGCCGCCCGGCTTCGCGCTGCCGGTGTTCTGCGCCGCCGCCGATCCGCGCGATGCGCTGGTCGCGCCGCAGGCAGGCAGTCTCGACGCGCTGCCGCTGGGCGCCCGAGTCGGCACCGCCAGCCTGCGCCGCGGCTGTCAGCTGCTGGCCAGACGGCCCGACCTGGTGCTGGTGCTGACCCGCGGCAACGTGCAGACGCGCCTGGCCAAGCTGGATCGGGGCGACTGCGATGCGCTGCTGCTGGCTGCCGCGGGTCTGGACCGGCTGGGCCTGACCGATCGCATCACGGCACGTCTGGATACCGGCGTGATGCTGCCGGCCGTGACGCAGGGCGTGCTGGGCCTTGAATGCCGCGCCGGTGATGCCGCCACCCTGGCACTGATCGCGCCCCTGCACGAGCCGGCCACGGCGCTGCGCGTGCAGGCCGAGCGGGCCTTTGCCGGCCGGCTCGGCGGCGGCTGCCACACGCCGCTGGCGGCGCACGCCGTGCTGGACGGCGACCGGCTCCACCTGAGCGGCCTGGTCGGCACGCCGGACGGGCGCCGGATCCTGCGCGAGTCGCTGAGCGGTCCGGCCGACCAGCCGCAGGCGCTTGGCCTGGCCTTGGCGCAGGTTCTGCTCGAACGCGGTGCCGGTGAGATTCTGGCCGGCCATGGCTGA
- the asd gene encoding archaetidylserine decarboxylase (Phosphatidylserine decarboxylase is synthesized as a single chain precursor. Generation of the pyruvoyl active site from a Ser is coupled to cleavage of a Gly-Ser bond between the larger (beta) and smaller (alpha chains). It is an integral membrane protein.), with product MSWLSDQLACLPSWLLPHHAVSRLVYHLARARQPWLKQLLIDGLIRAYRVDLADAAQPDPRAYPDFVSFFTRALRDGARPLAGDEHTLVSPADGTVSACGHIDGDQLLQAKGRTFTTAELLGGDFALAGEFADGEFCTVYLAPRDYHRVHMPLAGTLRSMTHVPGRLFSVQGATARRIDRLFARNERLVCVFDTDCGPLAVVLVGALLVSSISTVWAGQINPHGARRGLWRTTYPASGEGSVSLPRGAELGHFAMGSTVILLLPPGPFAWDGAVREGSVLRCGAALGAWPSAEEAVA from the coding sequence ATGTCCTGGCTTTCCGATCAGCTCGCCTGCCTGCCGTCGTGGCTGTTGCCGCATCACGCGGTCTCGCGGCTCGTGTACCATCTGGCCCGTGCGCGCCAGCCGTGGCTCAAGCAGCTGCTGATCGATGGCCTGATCCGCGCCTACAGGGTCGATCTTGCCGACGCGGCGCAGCCGGACCCGCGCGCCTATCCGGATTTCGTGAGTTTCTTCACCCGCGCACTGCGGGACGGCGCCCGCCCGCTGGCCGGTGACGAGCACACGCTGGTCAGCCCGGCGGACGGCACGGTTAGCGCCTGCGGCCATATCGATGGCGACCAGCTGTTGCAGGCCAAGGGCCGCACGTTCACCACGGCGGAGCTGCTGGGCGGCGATTTCGCGCTGGCAGGCGAATTCGCCGACGGCGAGTTCTGCACCGTGTATCTGGCGCCGCGCGACTATCACCGCGTGCACATGCCGCTGGCCGGCACCCTGCGCAGCATGACGCACGTGCCGGGGCGGCTGTTCTCGGTGCAGGGCGCGACCGCCCGCCGCATCGACCGCCTGTTTGCCCGCAACGAGCGCCTGGTGTGCGTGTTCGATACGGACTGTGGCCCGCTGGCGGTGGTGCTGGTCGGCGCCCTGCTGGTGTCGAGCATCAGCACCGTGTGGGCCGGGCAGATCAATCCCCACGGCGCGCGCCGGGGCCTGTGGCGCACGACCTATCCGGCATCGGGCGAGGGCAGTGTGTCGCTGCCGCGCGGAGCGGAACTTGGCCATTTCGCCATGGGCTCGACGGTGATCCTGCTCCTGCCGCCCGGCCCCTTTGCCTGGGACGGCGCCGTGCGCGAGGGCAGCGTGCTGCGCTGTGGGGCGGCACTGGGCGCGTGGCCGTCTGCTGAAGAGGCCGTGGCCTAG
- a CDS encoding bile acid:sodium symporter family protein, with product MSQILFPAALAFIMFGLGMELTVADFTRLARMPKPVLVGLLGHMFILPLVALAMIGLFPMPAAFAIGLLVVAACPGGAVSNLWTHQARGDVALAVTLTALSAAVAVAWVPVLLNLSMEHLIGQSAAIRLPVGPTMLHIAMLTVLPVALGMSVRRLAPGFAQRMDRPVRILSLLFLALIVVAILVRGRGELGHLLATAGPPVLLYNFLVMAIGLLLARLARLTPKQVITIPIEVGIQNVIMAATLATAPQFLNRPEAGLVPSIYGFTMTLMAIVWLLVIRFAPAVLGREPVAEPQTAQA from the coding sequence ATGAGCCAGATCCTGTTCCCGGCCGCCCTGGCCTTCATCATGTTCGGGCTTGGGATGGAACTGACGGTGGCCGACTTCACGCGCCTGGCGCGCATGCCAAAGCCGGTCTTGGTCGGCCTGCTGGGGCACATGTTCATCCTGCCGCTGGTGGCGCTGGCCATGATCGGCCTGTTCCCGATGCCGGCGGCGTTCGCGATCGGGCTGCTGGTGGTGGCGGCCTGTCCCGGCGGGGCGGTGTCGAACCTGTGGACGCACCAGGCGCGCGGCGACGTGGCGCTGGCCGTCACGCTGACCGCCCTGTCGGCGGCGGTGGCGGTGGCGTGGGTGCCGGTGCTGCTGAATCTGTCGATGGAACACCTGATCGGCCAGAGCGCCGCCATCCGCCTGCCGGTGGGCCCAACGATGCTGCACATCGCCATGCTCACCGTGTTGCCGGTGGCGCTGGGCATGAGCGTGCGTCGCCTGGCGCCCGGCTTTGCGCAGCGCATGGACCGGCCGGTGCGGATTCTGTCGCTGCTGTTCCTGGCGCTGATCGTGGTGGCGATCCTGGTCCGCGGCCGCGGCGAGCTCGGGCACCTGCTGGCCACGGCCGGCCCGCCGGTGCTGCTCTACAACTTCCTGGTCATGGCCATTGGCCTGCTGCTGGCCAGGCTGGCCCGCCTTACGCCCAAACAGGTCATCACCATCCCGATCGAGGTCGGTATCCAGAACGTCATCATGGCCGCCACGCTGGCCACCGCGCCGCAGTTCCTGAACCGGCCGGAAGCCGGCCTGGTGCCCAGCATCTACGGCTTCACCATGACCCTGATGGCGATCGTCTGGCTGCTGGTGATCCGCTTCGCGCCGGCCGTGCTCGGCCGGGAGCCGGTGGCCGAGCCACAAACGGCCCAGGCCTGA